In a genomic window of Shouchella clausii:
- a CDS encoding Lrp/AsnC family transcriptional regulator — MLDQKAYEILQIIEANGRLESSKIAKMVDLTSEEVDQYVKELEDKNVILSYSAVVDWTKLPAKETVTATIDVKVAPKRGVGFDEVAERIYRFPEVKALYLMSGAYDLSVVIEGKTMQETARFVSERLSTIDSVLSTTTHFQLKTYKHDGVIFKEPESDKRIVVSP, encoded by the coding sequence ATGTTAGACCAAAAAGCTTATGAAATTTTACAGATTATTGAAGCGAATGGACGTCTGGAATCAAGCAAAATTGCAAAAATGGTTGATTTGACAAGCGAAGAAGTCGATCAATATGTAAAAGAGCTAGAAGATAAAAATGTCATCCTCAGCTATTCGGCAGTCGTTGACTGGACGAAATTGCCTGCCAAAGAAACGGTTACAGCGACAATTGATGTGAAAGTCGCTCCAAAAAGAGGCGTTGGTTTTGATGAAGTTGCCGAACGAATTTACCGTTTTCCCGAAGTGAAAGCACTGTATTTAATGTCTGGCGCATACGACTTGTCTGTCGTGATCGAAGGCAAAACGATGCAAGAAACAGCCCGTTTTGTGTCAGAACGTCTATCGACGATTGATTCCGTCTTATCAACGACGACCCATTTTCAATTAAAAACATATAAACATGATGGCGTGATTTTTAAAGAGCCAGAGTCTGATAAACGAATCGTGGTGAGCCCATAA
- a CDS encoding aminotransferase, with amino-acid sequence MEKVAMTSYSRLSDRVSEIKPSGIRRFFDLASQMENVISLGVGEPDFVTPWNIREESIFSLERGYTAYSANAGLIELREAISHYMETRFAVSYNPDTEILVTVGASEAIDLGMRAILNEGDEVIIVEPTFVSYAPLVTMAGGVPVPVGTSAETNFEVRPADIEAAVTDKTKAIMICYPNNPTGSSISKKCLEDIAAIVRKHNLFVFSDEIYAELAYDKEHVCFATLPGMKEQTIVINGFSKAFAMTGWRVGFALAPPDLLGAMLKIHQYSLMCAPTMAQYGALEALQHGMDDVERMKLSYQQRRNFFVKTAKEIGLPCHHPDGALYAFPSIAHTGFTSEEFAEALLKEERVAVVPGSVFGEGGEGHIRCSYATSLTHLEEALERIGRFLRRLELR; translated from the coding sequence ATGGAGAAAGTAGCGATGACTTCCTATTCCCGCTTATCAGACCGTGTTTCAGAAATCAAGCCTTCAGGCATCCGCCGCTTTTTCGATTTAGCTTCGCAAATGGAGAATGTGATTTCATTAGGTGTCGGTGAACCAGATTTTGTGACACCATGGAATATTAGAGAAGAAAGCATTTTCTCTCTTGAGCGAGGATATACGGCATATTCAGCGAATGCCGGTTTAATTGAGTTGCGCGAGGCGATTTCGCATTACATGGAAACAAGATTTGCCGTTTCATACAATCCTGATACAGAAATTTTGGTCACAGTAGGAGCTAGCGAAGCGATTGACCTTGGCATGCGGGCGATTTTAAATGAAGGAGACGAAGTGATTATCGTTGAGCCGACTTTTGTTTCTTATGCGCCCCTTGTCACAATGGCAGGTGGCGTTCCTGTGCCGGTTGGGACATCGGCTGAAACAAATTTTGAAGTGCGGCCTGCTGATATTGAAGCAGCTGTTACCGATAAAACAAAAGCAATCATGATTTGTTACCCAAATAACCCAACCGGATCCTCGATTAGCAAAAAGTGTTTAGAGGACATTGCCGCCATCGTCCGCAAGCACAACCTGTTTGTTTTTTCTGACGAAATTTATGCCGAACTAGCCTACGACAAAGAGCATGTTTGCTTTGCGACCCTTCCTGGCATGAAAGAGCAAACAATTGTCATTAATGGGTTTTCCAAAGCATTTGCGATGACAGGCTGGCGCGTCGGTTTTGCCCTAGCCCCTCCTGATCTCTTAGGAGCGATGTTGAAAATCCACCAATACAGCCTTATGTGTGCGCCAACAATGGCCCAATACGGAGCGCTTGAAGCGTTGCAACACGGAATGGATGATGTAGAACGGATGAAGCTGTCTTATCAACAAAGACGCAACTTCTTTGTGAAAACAGCGAAAGAAATTGGTTTGCCGTGCCATCATCCAGACGGCGCCCTTTATGCATTTCCATCGATTGCCCATACAGGGTTTACGTCAGAAGAATTTGCGGAAGCCTTATTAAAGGAAGAACGTGTCGCTGTTGTGCCAGGTTCTGTGTTTGGTGAGGGCGGAGAAGGGCATATTCGTTGCTCTTATGCAACTTCGCTAACCCACTTAGAAGAAGCGCTTGAGCGGATTGGACGCTTTTTAAGAAGGCTCGAATTGCGCTAA
- the thiM gene encoding hydroxyethylthiazole kinase, translated as MELVRQNNPLIHCMTNDVVMNFTANGLLAIGASPVMAFSAAETEDMASVADALLLNIGTPSNEGVDSMVLAGKAANRAGKPVIFDPVGVGATPFRNEISKRILNEVDVAVVRGNAGEIAALLGQAGTVKGVDGKINADVKELCLQAAKALRTVVVVTGEVDAVSNGEQLVAVSNGHEWLTKVVGTGCLLGGVIAAYAAVQPNSLVDAAAEALAFYGVCAQQAYEQTKNEGIGSFQQTFLNELGNMTDEKAATLKRVEQIC; from the coding sequence TTGGAACTGGTAAGGCAAAACAACCCGTTAATCCACTGTATGACAAACGATGTGGTGATGAATTTTACTGCCAATGGCTTGCTTGCTATTGGCGCTTCGCCAGTAATGGCCTTTTCCGCTGCAGAAACGGAAGACATGGCCTCTGTGGCAGATGCGCTCCTGCTTAATATAGGCACACCCTCCAACGAAGGGGTCGACTCGATGGTTTTAGCGGGAAAAGCGGCAAACAGAGCAGGCAAACCTGTCATTTTTGACCCTGTTGGAGTAGGGGCTACGCCATTTCGCAACGAAATATCAAAGCGGATTTTAAACGAAGTCGATGTTGCCGTCGTTCGCGGAAATGCTGGGGAAATTGCTGCCCTCCTTGGACAGGCAGGTACGGTTAAAGGTGTTGATGGCAAGATTAATGCTGATGTGAAAGAGCTATGCTTGCAGGCCGCTAAAGCGCTTCGGACCGTTGTCGTTGTAACAGGAGAGGTTGACGCTGTTTCAAATGGCGAACAACTAGTAGCTGTTTCAAATGGTCACGAGTGGCTCACGAAAGTCGTTGGTACAGGCTGTTTACTCGGAGGTGTGATTGCGGCTTATGCTGCTGTTCAGCCTAATAGTCTTGTCGACGCTGCCGCTGAAGCACTTGCCTTTTACGGTGTTTGCGCACAACAAGCATATGAGCAAACCAAGAACGAAGGAATCGGCTCTTTCCAGCAAACATTTTTAAATGAACTCGGCAATATGACGGACGAAAAAGCAGCTACTTTGAAACGTGTAGAACAGATTTGTTAG
- a CDS encoding DEAD/DEAH box helicase produces the protein MINHFQSANWPDAIGANLLAKGIKEPTAIQAAVIPAALAGGNIVARSQTGTGKTLAYLIPLLAKIDVSKQATQAVIVAPSQELAMQIVQVLKETTEHTTITSMPFIGGANIKRQIEKLKKGKPHIVVGTPGRLLELVRLKKIKLAMVHTCVIDEVDRFVEDEQWAEMEELGKRIGRDAQYLFVSATVPDKLEEKLALFAPAIKRIEAKGSLVPASVEHLCLWVEARNRVDVTRKLIAAENIEKGIVFVNHLQKLNETVEKLRFRKVEAVALSSESGKQEREKAIASFSENEAHILVATDVAARGLDLEGVTHIIQLEAPSDPDSYLHRAGRTGRMQRSGKVVTLFEQREHYKKEKYEKQLGINIKAAALVRGRLVLTD, from the coding sequence ATGATTAATCATTTTCAATCGGCAAATTGGCCTGATGCTATTGGCGCCAATTTGCTTGCCAAAGGGATAAAAGAGCCAACCGCCATTCAAGCTGCGGTTATTCCGGCAGCTTTGGCTGGTGGGAATATAGTGGCTCGTTCTCAAACGGGGACGGGGAAAACACTTGCTTATCTCATACCACTGCTTGCTAAAATCGATGTTTCCAAGCAAGCGACACAAGCAGTGATTGTAGCTCCGTCTCAAGAGTTGGCGATGCAAATTGTACAAGTTTTAAAAGAAACAACGGAACATACAACGATTACAAGCATGCCGTTCATAGGGGGCGCCAATATAAAACGGCAAATAGAGAAATTAAAAAAAGGCAAGCCCCATATAGTAGTAGGGACGCCTGGGCGGCTGCTTGAACTGGTTCGCTTGAAAAAAATCAAATTGGCAATGGTCCACACATGTGTGATTGATGAAGTAGACCGGTTTGTAGAAGATGAGCAGTGGGCTGAAATGGAAGAACTGGGAAAACGTATTGGCCGAGATGCCCAATATTTGTTTGTATCGGCGACAGTCCCAGACAAGCTCGAAGAAAAATTAGCGCTATTCGCGCCAGCGATTAAACGAATTGAAGCGAAAGGTTCCCTTGTTCCTGCCAGTGTCGAGCACTTATGCTTATGGGTAGAAGCAAGGAATCGCGTTGATGTAACGAGAAAACTGATTGCTGCCGAGAATATTGAAAAAGGGATTGTATTTGTCAACCATTTGCAAAAGTTAAATGAGACGGTGGAAAAACTGCGCTTCCGCAAAGTGGAGGCGGTGGCACTCTCTTCTGAAAGCGGAAAACAAGAGCGGGAAAAAGCGATTGCTTCGTTTTCTGAAAACGAAGCCCATATTTTGGTGGCGACGGATGTCGCTGCACGAGGCCTCGACCTTGAAGGGGTGACGCATATTATTCAGTTAGAAGCGCCGTCCGATCCAGACAGTTATTTGCATCGTGCAGGCCGTACAGGAAGAATGCAGCGCAGCGGTAAAGTCGTTACACTTTTTGAACAGCGAGAACACTATAAAAAAGAAAAGTACGAAAAGCAACTCGGCATCAACATAAAAGCGGCTGCCCTTGTACGGGGACGCTTGGTTTTAACCGATTAG
- the yugI gene encoding S1 domain-containing post-transcriptional regulator GSP13 — MANYEEGSIVEGKVTGIKPFGAFVAIDEKKQGLVHISEVAHGYVKDIADVLAVGDEVKVKIMSVDEESGKISLSIRATQEAPARPQGKPRAGKGKPQGAQQKQQGFNTLEDKLKEWLKQSNEIQADLNKRAKK; from the coding sequence ATGGCGAATTATGAGGAAGGCAGCATCGTTGAAGGGAAAGTTACCGGTATAAAGCCGTTCGGAGCTTTTGTCGCAATTGACGAAAAAAAACAAGGGCTTGTACACATTTCTGAAGTAGCGCACGGTTATGTAAAAGACATCGCCGATGTATTGGCAGTAGGAGATGAGGTAAAAGTAAAAATTATGTCTGTAGACGAGGAGTCTGGAAAGATTTCTTTGTCAATCCGCGCGACCCAAGAAGCGCCTGCTCGCCCGCAAGGGAAACCACGTGCCGGCAAAGGGAAACCTCAAGGCGCTCAACAAAAACAACAGGGCTTCAATACCCTTGAAGACAAGCTTAAAGAGTGGTTAAAACAGTCCAATGAAATTCAAGCTGATTTGAACAAGCGCGCGAAAAAATAA
- a CDS encoding DUF378 domain-containing protein — MSGIQRTALVLAIIGAINWGLIGFFRFDLVAFIFNGQASIISRLIYALIGLSGLYAISILMKPKEELGRDHEVEPQR, encoded by the coding sequence ATGAGCGGTATTCAAAGAACTGCGCTGGTCCTTGCGATTATCGGCGCGATCAACTGGGGTCTAATCGGTTTTTTCCGTTTTGACCTTGTCGCTTTTATCTTTAACGGCCAGGCATCGATTATTTCCCGCCTCATTTACGCTCTTATCGGTTTATCCGGATTGTATGCTATTTCAATCTTAATGAAGCCGAAAGAAGAACTTGGGCGTGACCACGAAGTTGAGCCACAACGATAA
- a CDS encoding iron-containing alcohol dehydrogenase codes for MDAFTFYNPTKLIFGQGKTEHLAEELVVYDRNVLLVYGGGSIKKNGLYEKVTKQLELAGCTVTELAGVEPNPRLTTVQKGIDLCKEKQIGFILAVGGGSVIDATKAIAVGARHDGDIWDIITKKETPMDALPFGTILTLAATGSEMNSGSVITNWETHQKMGWGSIFSFPNFSILDPINTLSVPKDQTVYGIVDMMSHVLEAYFHPAENTPLQDRICESILHTVIEAAPPLLDDLENVDLRETILYSGTMALNGITQMGARGDWGTHNLEHAVSAVFDIPHAGGLAILFPHWLRHSIDVNPERSAMLAINVFGVDPTGKDKQDVALEGIDKLAAFWKQLGAPSRLADYGIDESKLEQIADIACENGIYGNYHKLGKPQTLEILKAAL; via the coding sequence ATGGATGCTTTTACTTTTTACAATCCGACCAAATTAATTTTTGGCCAAGGAAAAACCGAACATTTGGCAGAAGAGCTTGTTGTCTATGATCGCAATGTCTTGCTTGTTTACGGAGGCGGGAGCATCAAAAAGAACGGCTTGTATGAAAAAGTCACGAAACAATTAGAACTAGCCGGATGCACGGTCACCGAATTGGCAGGAGTAGAGCCAAACCCACGGCTGACAACTGTGCAAAAAGGAATTGATTTGTGCAAAGAGAAGCAAATTGGCTTTATTTTAGCAGTTGGCGGCGGCAGTGTGATTGATGCGACAAAAGCCATTGCGGTAGGTGCCCGCCATGATGGCGACATTTGGGATATTATTACTAAAAAAGAAACGCCTATGGACGCATTGCCGTTTGGCACGATTTTGACGCTTGCAGCAACTGGATCCGAGATGAATTCTGGTTCTGTGATTACCAATTGGGAAACCCATCAAAAAATGGGCTGGGGCAGCATTTTTAGCTTTCCTAACTTTTCCATTCTCGACCCAATTAATACGCTTTCGGTTCCAAAAGACCAAACCGTTTATGGCATTGTCGACATGATGAGCCATGTTCTTGAAGCCTATTTCCACCCGGCGGAGAATACGCCGTTGCAAGACCGGATTTGCGAATCAATTTTGCATACAGTCATCGAAGCAGCCCCGCCGTTGCTAGATGATCTCGAAAATGTTGATTTGCGGGAAACGATTCTATATAGCGGAACAATGGCTTTAAATGGAATAACGCAAATGGGCGCGCGAGGCGATTGGGGCACACATAACCTTGAACACGCAGTTTCCGCTGTTTTTGATATTCCACACGCTGGCGGGCTTGCGATTTTATTTCCTCATTGGCTCCGCCACAGCATTGATGTCAATCCAGAACGAAGTGCGATGCTCGCTATAAACGTGTTTGGCGTTGATCCAACGGGCAAAGACAAACAGGATGTCGCTCTTGAGGGGATTGACAAGTTAGCTGCTTTTTGGAAACAATTGGGAGCGCCGAGCCGTTTGGCTGATTACGGCATTGATGAAAGCAAACTCGAGCAAATTGCCGACATTGCTTGTGAGAACGGGATTTATGGCAATTACCATAAACTCGGAAAGCCTCAAACGCTTGAAATTTTAAAGGCGGCACTTTAA